From the Agrobacterium larrymoorei genome, one window contains:
- a CDS encoding DUF2958 domain-containing protein, whose product MTELISKTEREELIENGRKSYLTGDDDFMPVVKLFLPDGAATWLLTEISDEDGDLAYGLCDLGLGSPEIGQVSLSEIDAIRSPNGLRVEKDKSFRAKRSLLEYARLARSEGMIID is encoded by the coding sequence ATGACAGAGTTGATAAGCAAAACGGAAAGAGAAGAGTTGATCGAAAATGGACGGAAGTCCTACCTTACCGGCGACGATGATTTCATGCCGGTTGTCAAACTCTTTCTGCCAGATGGAGCAGCGACGTGGCTGCTTACGGAAATCAGTGATGAAGACGGCGATCTCGCCTACGGGTTATGCGACTTGGGTCTAGGCTCGCCAGAAATAGGTCAGGTTTCACTGTCTGAAATCGATGCGATACGAAGCCCGAACGGGCTACGCGTGGAAAAGGATAAGAGCTTCCGTGCGAAGCGCTCTTTGCTGGAATATGCGAGGCTGGCCCGATCTGAGGGGATGATCATCGACTGA
- a CDS encoding DEAD/DEAH box helicase — translation MARLSVQMEEVQSVVFPLAALYLATGSVASLCRTLNEGLARTGESRELHPNRLHSLLSDDVGRGVNESTLELTRSGLEGVDQAVRVRGDAMLADVRKRAVAMRERGGEIEEIAATLSLPRAVIRTALFASGSFGLRPTPVKIQNGGLPDWSYQDTAVRRALDAFARRPNGRIGLVLPTGAGKTRVALRVALERLSEFPAPAKIIWVTHRKTLRRQAEKQLRKLLQAPSGLPRNAAELANRITFMMLSQAEAYLANNGKPCLVILDEGHHAAAPSYGTLLRPEVSAPFLILTATPNRPDNLPIGIDEIAYTITYRELADRHCIIIPEFIPFACKDLDWTNEGKLNDFVDNIIDETSGRFRKVLILVTQVSEIELLYDRLTSRLLGEVDHPLRSDDVGYIHGSANSLDIEDEDFLERFSEKRRAILISAQVLLEGYDDPSIDTVILTYQTSSIIRLMQAAGRCVRYDGEKTNAFVVQVDDPGVAYRFDHRWLHQEISDFLLPRLIDRSFSAPADRVTAVTELLAQHRISDARKKEVLDMVTQLDLVEPLKLLFYGQPYFGATEDFDTRAEWDVFLETPDNRPLFMACFNGYCESGALQSDPSEFLEQVGHSFGLRRDMTRGSTWRRLIDLLGSAHCARQEIVPNRSFAIQGNRPPRKKGDPTTWLTYATVGFEPTIPAALQAFLASCHNDRAIEADYLLDPERFGGALKLPIPGAEFDEALLLEKHDFQLIEAYLRGLASNLAGVPLESRFAEFAKLTATSAPLPIPFHFINRLDAFLDNAGRQRLLAL, via the coding sequence ATGGCGCGGCTAAGCGTTCAAATGGAAGAGGTGCAGTCAGTCGTGTTCCCGTTGGCCGCGCTCTATCTGGCAACAGGAAGCGTAGCGAGCCTCTGCCGGACGCTGAATGAAGGATTGGCGCGCACTGGGGAATCGCGAGAGCTGCACCCCAACCGCCTTCATTCGCTTCTGTCCGACGACGTGGGCCGCGGCGTCAACGAAAGCACGCTGGAGCTTACTCGTAGCGGGCTTGAAGGTGTCGATCAGGCTGTACGCGTTCGTGGAGACGCTATGCTCGCGGACGTTCGCAAACGCGCGGTCGCAATGCGAGAACGCGGTGGGGAAATTGAGGAAATCGCAGCGACACTTTCACTTCCCCGAGCTGTGATCCGGACCGCATTGTTTGCATCCGGCTCGTTCGGACTGCGGCCTACACCTGTAAAAATCCAAAATGGCGGTCTTCCAGACTGGTCGTATCAAGACACGGCAGTGCGGCGCGCGCTCGACGCCTTCGCAAGACGTCCGAATGGTCGTATCGGGTTGGTCCTTCCGACCGGAGCGGGAAAAACGAGGGTGGCGTTGCGGGTCGCCCTCGAGAGGCTCAGCGAATTCCCTGCGCCGGCTAAGATCATCTGGGTGACGCATCGAAAGACCCTACGTCGTCAAGCAGAAAAGCAGCTTCGCAAGCTATTGCAAGCGCCGAGTGGATTGCCTCGCAATGCCGCAGAACTTGCGAATCGCATAACATTTATGATGTTGAGCCAGGCAGAGGCTTACCTGGCCAATAACGGCAAGCCGTGCCTGGTTATTCTCGATGAGGGTCACCACGCGGCGGCGCCCTCTTATGGGACACTCTTACGCCCGGAGGTGAGCGCACCATTCTTGATCCTCACCGCAACACCGAACCGTCCCGATAACCTGCCGATTGGTATCGATGAGATAGCTTACACGATAACATATAGGGAACTGGCCGATCGTCATTGCATCATTATTCCCGAATTCATTCCTTTTGCTTGCAAGGACCTCGACTGGACGAACGAGGGAAAGCTCAATGACTTTGTAGATAACATCATCGACGAAACATCGGGCCGGTTCCGCAAGGTCTTGATCTTGGTGACGCAAGTCAGCGAAATCGAGTTGCTCTACGACAGGCTGACATCACGTCTGCTTGGAGAAGTTGATCATCCACTTAGAAGTGATGATGTAGGCTACATTCATGGGTCGGCCAACTCGCTGGACATCGAGGACGAAGATTTCCTTGAGCGCTTTTCGGAGAAGCGGCGCGCAATCCTTATTTCGGCGCAGGTTCTGCTAGAAGGCTACGACGACCCGTCGATCGACACCGTCATACTGACCTACCAAACCTCGAGCATCATTCGTCTGATGCAGGCGGCTGGTCGTTGTGTCAGATATGATGGAGAGAAAACTAACGCCTTTGTCGTGCAGGTGGACGATCCCGGCGTTGCTTATCGTTTCGACCACCGATGGCTACATCAAGAGATCAGTGATTTTCTCTTGCCCCGTTTGATCGATCGGTCGTTCTCGGCGCCGGCTGACCGAGTTACGGCAGTGACCGAGCTCCTTGCCCAACACCGGATTTCCGATGCTAGGAAGAAGGAAGTCCTGGACATGGTCACACAGCTTGATCTGGTTGAGCCCCTGAAATTGTTATTTTATGGTCAGCCCTATTTTGGCGCGACTGAAGATTTCGACACTCGCGCCGAATGGGATGTTTTTCTTGAGACGCCGGATAACCGCCCGCTCTTCATGGCCTGCTTCAACGGTTATTGTGAGAGTGGCGCACTGCAGTCAGACCCCTCGGAATTTCTAGAACAGGTCGGCCACTCTTTCGGCCTGCGCCGCGATATGACGAGAGGAAGCACGTGGCGGCGGCTCATAGATCTTTTGGGATCCGCACACTGCGCCCGACAGGAAATCGTTCCAAACCGCTCCTTTGCGATACAAGGGAACCGACCTCCGCGTAAGAAAGGTGATCCAACAACCTGGCTAACATATGCAACGGTTGGCTTCGAACCGACGATCCCTGCGGCTTTGCAGGCGTTCCTCGCATCTTGCCACAACGATCGCGCCATAGAAGCAGACTACCTACTTGACCCGGAGCGCTTCGGCGGAGCTCTCAAACTGCCGATACCCGGCGCGGAGTTCGACGAGGCTTTGCTTCTAGAAAAGCATGATTTCCAGCTTATTGAAGCATATCTGAGGGGCCTTGCGTCGAATCTAGCGGGCGTCCCGCTAGAGAGCCGCTTCGCAGAGTTTGCGAAGCTGACCGCGACGAGCGCACCGTTGCCGATCCCCTTTCATTTCATCAATCGCCTTGATGCGTTTCTCGATAACGCGGGCCGACAGCGACTTCTCGCTCTTTAG
- the dndE gene encoding DNA sulfur modification protein DndE: protein MQAREQLIRLKRHTGIEHWNVLCRWAFCRSLAEETVPPASKIPADSNVEMSWKVFGGRHSELYMALLKERCLRDGLGIDDETLAMQFRLHLHRGIAYLANDRDMRDIASMLALAS, encoded by the coding sequence ATGCAGGCCCGCGAGCAACTCATACGCCTGAAGCGACATACTGGGATTGAACATTGGAATGTCCTCTGCCGCTGGGCGTTTTGCCGTTCTCTCGCCGAGGAGACAGTGCCGCCGGCCTCTAAAATTCCGGCCGATAGCAACGTCGAAATGTCATGGAAGGTGTTTGGCGGCCGTCACTCAGAACTTTACATGGCGCTTCTAAAGGAGCGGTGCCTGCGCGATGGGCTGGGCATCGATGACGAGACGCTCGCAATGCAGTTTAGACTTCACCTCCACCGCGGCATTGCATATCTCGCCAATGATCGAGACATGCGCGACATCGCCTCCATGTTGGCTTTGGCTTCCTGA
- a CDS encoding zeta toxin family protein, translating into MNNLASAVTSIVDTQRETKKPLAIILAGHNGSGKSTMWRKMLAGQLQIPLINADRMMLSILPEPNSEGALADWALDLRDNDQNWMLVAQRGVRAFVGHAMRAQVPFAMETVFSHWKDKGDGSFESKVDMIRDIQAAGYFVLLFFVGLTDTDLSILRVRTRVAEHGHAVDETKLRERFPRTQVAIRHALDVADASVLVDNSRDEKRAFSVCVVRRQGETLYDIRNSEQAVPSGIAKWLDIVCPKEQPL; encoded by the coding sequence ATGAACAATCTCGCCAGCGCTGTAACGAGTATCGTAGATACTCAGCGCGAGACTAAGAAGCCGCTAGCAATCATTCTCGCTGGACACAATGGTTCCGGAAAATCAACGATGTGGCGAAAGATGCTCGCCGGTCAACTCCAGATCCCGCTTATAAATGCCGACCGGATGATGCTGTCAATCCTGCCTGAGCCTAACAGTGAAGGTGCTTTAGCTGACTGGGCGCTCGATCTTCGTGACAACGACCAAAACTGGATGCTCGTGGCTCAACGAGGGGTCCGAGCGTTTGTCGGTCACGCCATGCGGGCTCAAGTTCCTTTTGCAATGGAAACGGTCTTCTCCCATTGGAAAGACAAAGGAGATGGATCGTTTGAATCAAAAGTTGATATGATCCGTGACATTCAAGCTGCTGGCTATTTTGTTCTTTTGTTCTTTGTCGGGCTGACCGACACAGATCTCTCCATCCTGCGTGTCCGCACCCGCGTCGCCGAACACGGTCACGCAGTAGACGAGACAAAGCTCAGAGAGAGATTCCCTAGAACACAGGTGGCTATTCGACACGCTCTCGATGTCGCCGACGCATCGGTACTTGTCGACAATAGCCGAGATGAAAAACGTGCGTTTTCCGTATGTGTTGTAAGGCGACAAGGGGAGACGCTGTATGATATCCGAAACAGTGAACAAGCTGTGCCCTCAGGGATAGCGAAATGGCTGGACATCGTCTGCCCGAAAGAACAGCCGCTCTAG
- a CDS encoding HNH endonuclease: protein MAVDILASFIGRVSYDPASAWDEKTILELATSPFPSEMLGDKESLLRGDQHRLWLRWYLEGLISPQRIAGLNPPLDRLDVYQLIADRIKLLHADTDPHSLKPLVDNITEHLWSEVERLRLTKVRDTASIATKKALLASTSLPRCYICGYEFSNEAIDALLRVKGRSSVKLPAMVDVLQPRGLIGRDVGIEIEHVVPVASGGHGQANLRLSCGWCNRYKSSRLSLYEATFVPPQVSRFSVGVHHLHELPHPFWTIRLLAFKKRCQHKDGCTHTAQTSEMVIALKDWKGSPNPTNLAVFCKLHDPIRLDRHQPIAEVKKIWEERR from the coding sequence GTGGCAGTCGACATCCTGGCGTCTTTCATCGGTAGGGTTTCTTACGATCCAGCAAGTGCCTGGGACGAGAAGACAATCCTCGAACTTGCGACTTCGCCTTTCCCGTCCGAGATGCTCGGTGACAAGGAGTCGCTGCTGCGCGGTGATCAGCACCGTCTGTGGCTTCGATGGTATCTCGAAGGTCTCATCAGTCCCCAACGGATAGCCGGCCTCAATCCACCATTGGACCGTCTTGACGTTTATCAGCTGATCGCGGACCGAATAAAATTGCTGCATGCGGATACCGATCCGCACAGCCTGAAGCCGCTCGTCGATAACATCACCGAACATCTGTGGAGTGAGGTGGAACGGCTGAGGCTGACGAAAGTCCGCGACACCGCGAGCATCGCGACAAAAAAAGCGCTGCTGGCGTCGACCTCGCTACCGAGATGCTACATCTGTGGCTATGAGTTCTCGAACGAGGCGATCGACGCTCTTTTGAGGGTAAAGGGACGTTCTTCCGTCAAACTCCCCGCAATGGTAGACGTGCTCCAACCGAGGGGACTTATCGGCAGGGATGTAGGCATCGAAATCGAACATGTTGTCCCGGTGGCGTCTGGCGGGCACGGACAAGCCAATCTCCGTCTCTCCTGCGGGTGGTGCAACCGGTACAAAAGCTCGCGCCTGTCACTTTATGAGGCGACTTTTGTCCCTCCGCAGGTCAGCCGCTTCTCGGTGGGCGTCCATCATCTTCACGAGCTACCCCATCCGTTCTGGACCATCAGACTTCTTGCGTTCAAGAAGCGATGCCAGCACAAGGATGGATGTACCCACACGGCCCAGACGTCCGAAATGGTGATAGCGCTGAAGGATTGGAAGGGTTCCCCTAATCCTACTAATCTCGCCGTTTTTTGCAAACTCCATGATCCGATCCGACTTGACCGACATCAACCAATAGCCGAGGTCAAGAAGATATGGGAAGAGCGAAGGTGA
- the dndD gene encoding DNA sulfur modification protein DndD, whose protein sequence is MILDEIVLHDFGVYGGHQSINLAPVSKTQPIILFGGLNGGGKTTLLDALQLCLFGNMAKCAGRGQLNYDEYLRRSIHNQAIAPEAAVELAFRHKVDGEMQNLRLTRSWSVGETVRERFSVTRNGVVDKAASDHWGVQVEDFIPARIADLFLFDGEKVEGYADLDQAPGLIKSAVQNLLGLDVVERLGSDLNSIERRKKADLKTPEETEALGRLRDEIQKLATERGRLVVERAAATVEIDRLRRRFEDLDAQYDKEGGSIFEDRGRLEAELAVAERGLDAMERSMRELASGAAPLRLVSNLLEGVHQRAIVEDRARRSLQTAEVVAEEHDALLGHPALRELSKDVLTDLKAHASERLSVLRAAASEPILLNLEAGASTAISDLIRTELVDIGSASGDLLKEEALIKEQIRACKSLLAAVPNQSAIAELQVQREAARDSLKIAEYEQSRRETDIGRFDRDIAAKRERETKLLESSAREQFEQDDVRRVLIHSSRVRDTLELFREAVVKRHVSRIEGFVLESFQHLIRKPTLVSGLKIDPHDFTIELSGSSGQKLTSDRLSAGERQLLAIALLWGLAKTSGRPLPTVIDTPLGRLDSEHRTRLVKRYFPFASHQVLLLSTDEEITRGYYDALKPMIGRSYRLHYDQGQSRTIVEDGYFEGEEGQQWQ, encoded by the coding sequence ATGATACTCGACGAAATTGTCCTTCATGACTTCGGCGTTTACGGTGGTCATCAGAGCATCAATCTCGCGCCTGTCAGCAAGACGCAACCGATTATCCTCTTCGGTGGATTGAACGGCGGCGGCAAGACCACACTCCTCGATGCATTGCAGCTCTGCCTGTTTGGCAACATGGCAAAATGCGCGGGTCGCGGCCAGTTGAATTATGACGAGTATCTACGCAGGTCGATCCATAACCAGGCAATCGCGCCGGAAGCGGCGGTTGAGCTAGCTTTCAGACACAAAGTGGACGGCGAAATGCAAAATCTTCGCCTGACGAGGTCATGGTCAGTCGGTGAGACAGTGCGCGAGCGCTTCTCGGTCACACGCAATGGTGTTGTAGACAAAGCCGCGAGCGACCATTGGGGCGTTCAAGTCGAAGACTTTATTCCAGCCAGAATTGCTGATCTCTTTCTGTTCGACGGAGAAAAGGTCGAAGGATATGCGGATCTCGATCAGGCCCCTGGGTTGATCAAGAGCGCAGTCCAAAATCTGCTAGGGCTTGACGTTGTCGAGCGACTTGGGTCCGACCTCAATTCTATTGAGCGGCGAAAAAAGGCGGATTTGAAAACGCCAGAAGAAACGGAAGCGCTTGGGAGGTTGCGGGATGAAATCCAAAAGCTTGCCACCGAACGAGGCCGGCTTGTGGTGGAACGAGCAGCCGCTACAGTCGAAATTGATCGCTTGCGCAGACGTTTTGAAGACCTCGATGCCCAATACGATAAAGAGGGCGGTAGCATTTTTGAGGACCGGGGTCGGCTTGAAGCAGAGCTCGCCGTTGCAGAGCGCGGCCTCGACGCGATGGAACGCTCAATGCGCGAACTGGCCTCGGGCGCAGCACCCCTACGACTTGTTTCGAATCTCTTGGAGGGAGTGCATCAGCGCGCGATTGTCGAAGACCGTGCTCGTCGCAGCTTGCAGACAGCTGAAGTCGTTGCCGAAGAGCATGATGCGCTCCTTGGCCATCCCGCGCTCAGGGAACTTTCGAAAGATGTCCTCACAGATTTGAAAGCGCATGCCTCCGAGCGTTTGTCAGTCCTACGTGCTGCGGCGTCCGAGCCCATCCTGCTTAATCTCGAGGCCGGGGCGTCAACGGCAATTTCTGACTTGATTAGAACTGAACTCGTCGATATCGGGTCAGCCAGCGGTGACCTCTTAAAAGAAGAGGCCCTGATCAAAGAGCAGATAAGAGCCTGCAAAAGTCTGCTTGCTGCGGTGCCGAATCAATCTGCGATCGCCGAACTTCAGGTTCAAAGAGAAGCAGCCCGCGACAGCCTCAAGATCGCCGAGTACGAGCAGTCGCGGCGCGAAACTGACATCGGGCGTTTCGATCGAGATATCGCTGCCAAGCGCGAGAGGGAAACCAAACTCCTGGAGTCCTCCGCGCGAGAGCAATTCGAGCAGGATGATGTAAGGCGAGTTCTGATCCATTCCTCGCGTGTCCGCGACACACTCGAACTTTTCCGCGAAGCGGTGGTCAAAAGACACGTCTCACGTATAGAAGGCTTTGTTCTAGAGAGCTTCCAACACCTTATTCGCAAGCCCACATTGGTTTCCGGCCTGAAAATTGATCCTCACGACTTTACGATCGAGCTATCCGGGTCGTCGGGTCAGAAACTGACATCTGACAGACTGTCCGCTGGTGAGCGTCAGCTGCTTGCGATTGCTCTTCTTTGGGGACTTGCAAAAACCTCAGGTCGGCCATTGCCGACAGTAATTGACACGCCACTTGGAAGGCTCGACTCAGAACATCGAACCCGCCTTGTAAAGCGCTACTTTCCGTTCGCAAGCCATCAAGTCTTGCTGCTGTCGACCGATGAAGAGATCACCCGCGGTTACTATGATGCGCTCAAACCAATGATTGGTCGCTCATACCGACTCCATTACGACCAAGGACAGTCGCGCACCATTGTCGAGGATGGCTATTTCGAGGGTGAGGAGGGCCAGCAGTGGCAATAG